From Azospirillum brasilense:
TCGGCCACGAGCCCCGGCATCGCTTCCCACCGCTCCTCGCGCGCCGCCAGCTCCAGCGCCGCGGCGGCGGCGCTGGCGGCCATCGCGCCGACCGTCCCGGCGCTGCCGCGCAGCCCATGGGCGAAGCGTTCCAGCGCCGGCCCGTCTCCCGCGCTGCGCAGATGCTCCAGCCGGACCGGCGCGTCGCCGTAGCGGTCGAGAAAATCCAGGATCGCCCGGCGCAGCGTGCCCGCCCGCCCGTTCATCCGCGCCAGCGCCGGGGCGAGGTCGAACCCCTCCAAGCCGTCAGGAAGCACAGCATCCATCTCCGCGCCCTTGGCAACCGGCAGAGCCTCCCGCCGCCCGAATGGCTTCAGCCAGCGGTTCAGCACGGCGACGAGGCGGTGCGGCTCCACCGGCTTGGCGATGTGGTCGTCCATGCCCGCGTCCAGACAGCGCCGCCGCTCCTCCTCCAGGGCGTGGGCGGTCATGGCGATGATCGGCAGGCGGTCGGGACCGCACTGACGACGGATCGCCCGCGCCACCGCGAAGCCGTCCATGTCCGGCATCTGGACGTCCGTCAGCAGCGCGGCGTAGCCCGCACCCGGCTCCAGCGCCAGCCGCACCGCCTCCCCGCCGCTGCCGACCGCGGTGACGGCCAGCCCGGCGTCCTCCAGCAGTTCCCGCGCGACCAGACGGTTCACGGCGTTGTCATCGGCGACCAGCACGCGCAGGCCGCGCAGCGGCTCGTCCACCTGCAGGCCCACAGCAAGCCCTGGATCGGCCAAAGCGGCGGGCAGCGCCGTCACGGCGCCGTCCTGCACGCCGACCGTGACCGTGAAGCGGAAGGTGCTGCCCAGGCCGGGGGCGCTGTCCACGGCGATGCCGCCGCCCATCATGACGGCCAGCCGCCGGCTGATCGCCAGCCCCAGCCCGGTCCCGCCGTAGCGGCGGGTGGTCGAGCTGTCGGCTTGAGCGAAGGGCTGGAACAGGCGGGCCACCTGCTCCGCCGTCATGCCGATGCCGGTGTCGCGCACGGCGAAGCGCATTTCGGTCTCCGCATCCTCCGTCCCTCGCGGCGCGGCGGCCACGCTGAGAACCACGCTGCCGCTCCCAGTGAACTTCACCGCGTTGTTGACGAGGTTGAGGAGCACCTGCCCCAGCCGCAGCGGGTCGCCCAGCAGGGCGGTAGGCACGTCCGGGGCGACCTCCAGCCGCAAGGCCAGCCCCTTCTCCTCGGCGGACAGGGCGGCGGTGCCGGCCACCATGTCGAGCACGGCGGACAGGTCGAAGGGCACGCGCTCCAGCGTCAGCATACCCGCCTCGATCTTCGAGACGTCGAGGATGTCGTTGATGATCCCCAGCAGTGCCGTGGCCGAAGCGCGGATCCGCGTCAGGTAGCCGCGCTGGCGCGGCGGCGGCCCGGCGCGCAGGGCGAGGTGGCTGAGGCCGAGGATGGCGTTCATTGGCGTGCGGATCTCGTGGCTCATGTTCGCCAGGAAATCGCCCTTGGCGCGCGACGCCTCCTCGGCGCGGCGGCGGGCCTCCTCCACCTGCTGCTGGCGGCGCGCGATCTCGTCGAGGAAGTGGCGGATCGAGCGGGAGATGGTGGCGATCTCGTCGGTGCCGCCGTCGGGCAGCGGCGTCTCCCGCCCCTCGACCCGGTCGAGCACCGCGTCGTTCAGCCGGACCAGACGCAGGGTCAGGAAGCGGCGCAGGTACAGATACACACCCAGCGCCACCAGGAAGCCCAGCGCCCCCAGCCCGACCAGGATGCGGTTCTGCGTCGCGGCCAGTTCGGACAGGCCGTCCGCCTCGTCCGCCGCCGCCGCGTTGATCCGTTCGAACAGCGCGTGGGCGATCTTCACGACCTCCTCCACCATCACCAGCACCTGATTGGTCAGCGCCTTGCTGCGGGCGATGGCCGCCTGCCGCTCCATCAGGCTGGGCAGCAGGCCGGAGGGGCCGAGCAGCGCCACCTCCAGCCGCCGGTGCAGGGCGGCGAAGCGTTCCGCCTGCTCCGGCGGCAGCCCGGCGTGGAGCGCCGGCAGGGCCGACAGCGCCGCCGCCGCGTCCCGCTGGGCGCGCGCGATCTCGCGCTGGAAGCGGCTGTTGCCGGCGTGGGTGCTCTCGTTCAGCACGCGGTTGACCGTGTTGGTCCAGGCGGTCAGCGGCCCCAGCCGGTCCGCCGGCAGGGTCGGCAGCACGGCGGCGACCAGCGCGCCGGCCTCCGCCGACAGGCGACGGGTCTCGTCCAGCGCGTCGTCGGTGCGCGCCGCCGCGTCGATGCGCTCGGCGACCAGCCGGTCGAGGTCCGCCAGCGTCGGGACGAGGGTCCCCAGCACGCCGGCCAGCGTGGCGCCGCCCTCGATGTCGGACAGGGCCTGGGCCGACCGGGTGACCGCCGTCAGGTTGGCCGTCAGCTCGGCCAGGGTGACCCGCCGTTCGGGATGGCTCGTCGCCCCGCCCAGCCGGGTCGCCTGCGACAGCACCTGCTGCAGGCCGCCGTTCAGCACCGCCCCGGTGGTGATGCGCGGCAGCGCCCCGTTGGACAGGTCCGACAGGGCGTGGCGGAACTGCGCGAGGTCGTAGAGCGCCGCACCCGACACGCCGAGCAGCACGCCCACCATGACCAGCAACCCCAGCCCGACGCGCCGCCCGACGCCGCCCCGGAGGGGGGTGCGCGGGACCGGCATGGTCGAGGCTGGCTCCGTCGTCATCAACGCTCGGTGATGCGGCCGTCGATGCGGGGCGACACCGTCCCGCGGTCGGCCAGGTGCTGGGCCATGATCTCCCACAGCAGCTTGCCACCGGCCCCGGAGGAGGAGGCGCCCGGCGACTTGAGCATGCCGTAGCCGTCGCCGCCCTGGGCCAGATAGTTGGGCAGGGCCACCGAATAGGTCGCGTTCGGGTCGAGCGGCTTGCCGCCCACCGTGACGGAGACGACGCGGCCGCCCGCCGGCTGCTTCAGGTCGTAGACCACCGCCATGTTGGACGGGTGGAGGAAGCTGCCCTTCTGGTTGTCCACCCCGGCGGCGCTGACCTCCAGCGCGTCGCGCAGGGCTTTGCCGGGCAGGGTCACGGCGATGATGGTGTCGCGGAAGGGCAACTCGCGCTGGATGTCGCGGCGCGTCAGCACCGTCCCCGCCTCGTACTGGCGGTTGCCGCGGATGTTGCCGCCGTTGATGAAGGCCGCGTCGGTGTTGAAATGGCCGCGCATGGCGTCGGCGATCAGCGAGGCGAAGGCGTTCTCGCCGGTGCGCACGGCGGCGCGGCGGGTGTCGAGCGGGGTCGCCGTGGTCCCGACGGTGATGTCCAGCAGTTCCGACAGCCGGGCCAGATAGACGCCGACCCGCTTTTCCATCGCCGGGTCCGGCGGCAGCCCGGCGAGCGGCACGATGTCGGCGCCGGCCAGCGCGGGCGGTGCCTTGCCGTCGCCGTCCAGCCGCAGGACGAAGGCCGATCCCTTCACGTTGACATGGACGCCGAAGAGCTTGCCCTTGTCGGCCTCCAGCACGTCCTTGCCGGTGGCGGAGAGCTGGAGCAGCGCGTCGATGGCGGATTCGCCGCGCAGCGCCTCCACCGCCTCCGGGGAATTGTCCAGGATGGCGACCACATACTCCGCCCCCTGGGCGCGGAGCGCGCGGGCCTCCGCCGCGATCGTGGCGGGCGGGCGCACCTCGATGTCCGGCACGATGTACTGGACGGTCAGTTCCGGCGAGACCGCCGAGACCACGCCGATCTTCCCCACCGGCGTGTCGAGCAGCACCGACGGCTCCAGCCCCTCCATCACCTTGCCGGTGTTGCGGTCGATGGTGGTGGCGCTGACGAAGGGGAAGCGCGCCTCGTAGCTGCGCAGGGTCAGCTCGTCCTTGCCGAAGCCGAGGTCGCGCTTGGTCACCGCCATCATGTCGGGCTGAAGCTCGTTCAGCAGGTCGATCATGTGGGCGCCGCGGTCGAAGGTGGACAGGACGCCCGCGGTCAGCGACGCGCCGCCGTGCAGGAACAGCGTGTTGCCCTCCGCCCGCTTGGTGCGCAGCAGCGTGGCGAGGTTGGCGAGGCCGCCCTCGCCCTCCACCGGCTCGATGTCCGCCATCGTCGAGGTGAAGACGATCGACAGCTCCGCCGCCGACACGGCCGGCGCGAAGGCGCCGAGCGCCGCGACGGCGCAGGCGGCCGCAACGGCCCGCCAGCCGGAAAAACGTCCCGTCTCCCCATTGCCGCGCTTCGGCATGGTTACCCCCTCCTGCCATCCCTGTTCCTTCAGGATGGTTCTTCCCGTATTCGGGCGGGGGAGTTCAAGGCATATCCATACATGCCGGGGAACATTCCGGTGACAAAATCCCCTGCCGCAACAAGGACAAAGGAGAACGGCCGGATCAGACCGGCTCGTCCTGCCAGGGGTAGGCCAGCGGAACCTCGCGGAAGGCGAAGCGGTCGAGGTGGCGTTCCAGCGCCCCCTTGAGGGCGGCCAGATGCTCGGCGGAGCTGGCGTCCAGCCGGCAGTCCAGCGCGTCCGGCCGGGCCTGGAGCGTCAGGGTGGCGTCGCCCGGCCAATCGGCGCCGCGGGCGTTGTGCGGGAAGACGACGCTCCCCGCCTCCGGCGTGTACTCCACCGTCAGATTGTGCGCCCAGTGTTTGCAGAGCTGCTGGAGGTAGCGGCTGCCGTTCGGGGTCGGAACGCGGACGCTGCTGGTGTGTCTCATGATGATCCTTCTGTCTGGTACCGGTGATTCAGGCCGGTGATTCAGGCCGGTGATTCAGGGAAGACGTTCGATGCGCTGGGCCGCCTCGTCGAGGATGGAAACGGCGGCGTGCACCGTGTCCGCATCAACGCCCTCGCGCCCCAGCCGGTGCATCAGCACGGCCTTCAGATTCTCCATGGCGCGGCGGATCGGGGCGCCGTCGGTGTGGGCCCGCCGGGTCGCCAGGGCGGCGAGGCGGGCGAACAGGGCCTCGACGGTGGCCGCGTCCTGGGCGAGCTGGGCGGTGCCCTCCGGTGTCACGGCGAAGGGCTTGCGCGCGCCTTCGGCGTCCGCCTTGGCGATGTGGCCCATCTCCTCCAGCAGCGACAGGGTCGGGTAGATCACGCCGGGGCTGGGCACATAGCCGCCGCCGGTCAGCTCCTCGACGGCGCGGATCAGGTCGTAGCCGTGCCGCGGCTCGTCGGCGATCAGCCGCAGCAGGACCAGCCGCAGTTCCGACGCCTCGAAGACGCCGCGCCGGCCGCCCCGCCCACCGCGCCGCTCGTGATGCTCATGGCCCCAGCCGCCCTCCGCGGCGTGACGGCCACCGCCGTGACGGGGACCGCCGCCATGGGGTCCATCACCGTGCGGGCCGGGATGATGGCGGCGCATCCGGCCGCAGAAGGGATTCGGGAAAAACCTCATGACAGGGGCTCCACTGTGTTTCGATAGGTCTAAGATATATCGTGACATGTCGAGACACAAGTCCCCAAGACGCTTTTCCCCTCTCCCCGGATGGGAAAGGGAACGCACCAGTCCTCAGCCACGCCCAGCCAACATACTGCGAATGCGAGGAATTCGCATTGACGTTCCGCAGGAATCCGGACCACAGTGCGCCCGCCCTTCCGGCATAGGCCGTCCCCGCAAAGTTGAAGGAGAGTCAAGGATGAAGCTGACCCGACGCCACGCCCTCGCCATGACCGCCGCCGTGGTCGGCCTCGCCGCCCTGGCTCCCATCCGGGGTTACGCCCAGGACATGACGGTGCGGCACGCGCAGGGCGAGACCCGGCTTCCCTCCAAGCTCGTCCCCGTCCTGGTCTTCGACATGACCGCGCTGGACACGCTCGACGCGCTGGGCGTCGCGATCGCCGGGGTGCCCACGGGGCTGAAGCCGCCGCATCTCGCCAAGTATGACGGGCCGTCCTACGCGAAGATCGGCACGCTGTTCGAGCCGGATTACGAGGCGGTGAACGCCGCCAAGCCCGGCCTGATCATCGCCGGCGGCCGGTCGGCCCCGAAATACGCCGAGCTGTCGCGCATCGCGCCGACGCTCGACATGACGACCGACCAGACCGACTTCCTGGCCAGCTCCATCGCCAACATCGAGACGCTGGGCCGCATCTTCGGCAAGACCACCCTGGTCAAGCAGAAGGTGGACCGGCTGCGCGCCTCCATCGCCGAACTGAAGGCGGTGGCGGCCAAGTCCGGAAAGGGCCTGCTGGTCCTGACCACCGGCGGCAAGATGAGCGCCTACGGGCCGGGGTCGCGCTTCGGCATCCTGCACACGGAGTTCGGCATCCAGCCCGCCGCCCCCGACCTGAAGGTCGCCAACCACGGGCAGGCCATCTCCTTCGAATTCATCCTGGAGACCAACCCGGACTGGCTGTTCGTGATTGACCGCGACGTCGCCATCGGGCAGGACGGCAAGCCGGCCCGGCAATTCCTCGACAACGACATCGTCCGCCGCACCACCGCCTGGCAGAAGAATCAGGTCGTCTATCTGAACGGCGGCAACTGGTACATCGTCGGTGGCGGGCTGGCGGCGCTCCAGCAGGATGTGGACGATCTCCTGGCGGCGCTGTCCAAGAAGTCCTGATCCGTGAAGACCCTGCCAATCGCCACACTCCCGCTGGCGACCGTGGGCATCGGCCTGCTGGCCGTCTGGAGCCTGTTCGTCGGCGTCAGCGACGTGAGCCTCGCGACGCTGTTCGGTGGCACTCCGGGTGGCGCCCCGGACCAGGCCACCCAGGTCCTGCTGGTCAGCCGGCTGCCCCGGACGCTGGCCCTGATCCTGGCCGGCGCCGCCATGGCGGTGTCCGGCCTGCTCCTCCAGATGCTGGTGCGCAACCGCTTCGTGGAGCCGTCCACCGCCGGCACCGCGGAGTCGGCCATCTTCGGCATGATGATGGTCTCGCTGCTGGCGCCGGAGATGCCGGTGTTCGGGCGCATGGCCGTTGCCAGCCTGTGCGCGCTGGCCGGGACGGGGCTGTTCCTGGCGATCCTGCGGCAGGTGCCGCTGCGCTCGCCGCTGGTGGTGCCGCTGGTCGGCATCATGCTGGGCGGGGTCATCACGGCGATGACGGAGTTCATCGCCTACCGCCAGGACCTGATCCAGTCGGTGCGCGGCTGGGAGACCGGGGACTTCTCCGCCATCCTGCTCGGCCGCTACGAGTTGCTGTGGCTGAGCGCCGCCCTGACCGGCGTCGCGTATCTGGCAGCGGACCGCTTCACCGTCGCCGGGATGGGGCGGGACGTCGCCACCAATCTGGGCATCGACCACCGCAAGGTGATGGCGCTGGGGCTGGTCATCGTGTCGATGACCACCGCGGCGGTGATCGCCACCTGCGGCATGATCCCCTTCCTCGGGCTGATCGTTCCCAACATCGTCAGCCTCGTCCGCGGCGACAACATGCGCGGGTCCTTGCCCTGGGTCGCGCTGATGGGGGCCGGGCTGGTGCTGGCCTGCGACATCGCCGGGCGGTTGGTGATCCACCCCTACGAGATCCCGATCGGGACGATGATGGGGGTCATCGGCAGCGCCCTGTTCCTCTATCTCCTGCTGCGGAGGAACGGCCATGCCGGCTGACCGCCGCCTCCTCTCGCCGACGGTCGTCCTGGGCGGCCTGTCGGCGCTGACCCTGCTGTCGATCGCGCTGTTCATGACGCTGGGCGCGCGCGGCAAGTGGGACTTCATCCTGGCCTTCCGCGGCACCAAGATTGCCGCGATGGTGCTGGTCGGCTACGCCGTCGCCGTGTCGACCGTCCTGTTCCAGACGATCACCAACAACCGCATCCTCACCCCCTCGGTGATGGGCTTCGACCATCTCTACCGGATGATCCAGACGGTGCTGGTCTTCCAGTTCGGCAGCGGGCTGGTGGCGTCGCTCGACCCGCGGCTGCGCTTCGGGGTGGAGGTGGCGTCGATGGTTGTCTTCTCCGGCCTGCTCTACTGGTGGCTGTTCAACGGGGCGGGGCGCGGCGACAACCGGCGCAGCCTGCATCTGCTGCTTCTGGTCGGCATCGTGTTCGGCGTGCTCTTCCGCAGCGTGACCAACTTCCTTCAGCGCATCATCGACCCCAACGCCTTCCTGACCGTGCAGGACCGGCTGTTCGCCAACTTCAACCGGGTGGACGTCGAGCTGCTGACCGTGTCGGCGCTGGTCGTGCTGGCGGTGTCGCTGGCCGGCTGGCGGTGGCGGCGCACCTTCGACGTGCTGGCGCTGGGGCGGGACGCCGCGGTCAACCTCGGCGTGGAGCACCGGCGCGCGGTGATGGCGGTGCTGGTGATGGTCTCCATCCTGGTGTCGGTGTCCACGGCGCTGGTCGGGCCGGTCACCTTCTTCGGGCTGCTGGTCGCCAACCTCGCCTATCTGGTGATCCGCTCGCACCGGCACGCGCTGATCCTGCCCGCCGCGGTGCTGCTCGCCGTGCTGACGCTGGTCGCCGGCCAGCTCGTGCTGGAGCGGGTGTTCGGCTACAACGCAGCACTCAGCATCGTCATCGAGTTCGTGGGCGGTCTCGCCTTCCTGTTCATCCTGGTGCGGGGTTCGGCCCGATGATCGACGTCAAGAACATCACGAAACGCTACAACGGCACCGTCGTCGTCGACGGGGTGTCCCTGTCCCTGCCGGCGGGCGGGGTGATCTCGCTGATCGGGCCGAACGGGGCCGGAAAATCGACGCTGCTGTCGATCGTCAGCCGCCTGCTGCCGATGTCCTCGGGCACGGTGGCGATCGACGGACTGGACGTGACCACCACGCCGGGCGAGGTGTTGGCCCGCCGCCTGTCCATCCTGCGCCAGGACAACCAGATCATGTCCCGCCTGACGGTGGAGGACCTCGTCGCCTTCGGCCGCTACCCGCACAGCAAGGGCCGCCTGACCGACGTCGACCGCGGGCACATCCGCAACGCGCTGCGCTATCTGGACCTGGAGCCGCTGGCCGGCCGCTTCCTGGACGAGCTGTCGGGCGGCCAGCGCCAGCGCGCCTTCATCGCCATGGTGCTGTGCCAGGACACCGAATACATCCTGCTCGACGAGCCGCTGAACAACCTCGACGTCAAGCACGCCGTGGCGATGATGAAGCTGTTCCGCCGCACCGCCGACGAGTTCGGCAAGACCATCGTGCTGGTGCTGCACGACATCAACTTCGCCTCCTGCTACTCCGACCGCATCGTCGCGATGCGCGAGGGCCGGGTGGTGCACCAGGGGCCGCCGGAGGTCATCATCACGCCCGAGGTGATCCGCGACGTCTACGGCGTCGAGGCCCAGGTGATGGAGAACGCCGGCCAGCGCATCGCGCTGTATTACCAGTAAGTTCTTTTCAAATGCGCGGCGGGTCGAAGATCACCGAACGGTCGATGTCGGCCAGCCGCGCCCGCCCGCTCAGCGCCATGGCGACCTCCAGCTCGGTCTGAAGAATGGTCAGCATGTGGGCCACCCCCGCCATGCCGCCGACCGCCAGGGCGTGCAGCACCGGCTGGCCCACCAGCACCGCATCGGCGCCCAGCGCAACAGCCTTCAGGATGTCGGTGCCGCGCCGGATGCCGCCGTCCGCCAGGATGGGCAGGCGGCCCGCCGCGCGGGCGGAGACCAGCGGCAGCACCTCCGCCACGGCGGGCAGCGTGTCGAGCGTCCGCCCGCCATGGTTCGACACGATGATCCCCGCCACACCCGCCTCGATGGCGGGGTCGACGTCGTCGGGGTTCATGATCCCCTTCAGCAGCACGGGCAGGCGCGTCTCGGCGCACAGCCAGCGCACCGTGTCCCAGGTGGCCGCGGCGTGCAGCATGCCCTGAAAGACCGGGCTTCCGGGGCGCGACGGGGTGAAATCGTCCGGCGCCAGACCGGCCAGATTGACCGGGGCGATGCCGTCCGGCAGGCGGAAGCCGGCGCGCTGTTCGATGTTGCGCAGGCCGCTGACCGGCGCGTCCACCGTCAGCACCAGCGCGCGGTAGCCCGCGGCCTCCGCCCGCCGCACCAGGGCCAGCGTGTCCTCCGGCCGGGGCTGGGTGTAGATCTGGAACCACAGCGGCCCACCGGCCGCCGCCGCGACCTCCTCCAGCGTCACGCTGGACTGGGTGCTGACGGTCATCCAGGTGCCGGTGAGGCCCGCCGCCTGGGCGGTCGCCCGCTCCCCGTCGCGATGGACCAGCCGGTGGAAGGCCATCGGCGCGATCAGGATGGGATAGGGCATGGCCTGCCCGAACAGCGTCGTGGCGGCGCTGGCCTGCGACAGGTCGCGCAGCGCCCGCGGCATCAGGCGCATCCGGTCGTAGGCGTCGCGGTTGGCCTGCCGGGTGATGCCGTCCGCCCCGGTCCCCGCGATGTAGGCGCGGGTCGCCGCATCGACGCGGGCGGTGAAGTGGCGCTCGTAGTCGTAGAGAGAGACGGTGTCGGCGGGAACGCTCATCGCGGGTGTCCTTCAAACGCATGTGCTGCCAAAACCCTCTCCAGGGACGGGTGAGGGACAGCTGCCCTCCGCCAATGCCATCGCCCGCCACGCCAACGCGCGCAGGCGCGGGTCGGGCTGGTCGGCCAGGGCGGCGGCCATGCCGCGGTAAAAGTCGGGAAAGCCGGTTTCCAGCGCCCGCGCGAACCACGCCAGAGCCTCCTCCATCCGCCCGTCCTGGAGCAGCAGCCGGGCGTGGTTGAAGCGGCCCCAGCAGTCCCCGCCCTCGGCGGCGGCCTGGAAGAGCTGGCGGGCGCCCGCCCCGTCCTCGGCCACCGCGCGCCCGGCCTCGTGGAACAGGCCCAGCATGTTCAGCGCCTTCACGTTGCCCCGGCGGGCCGCGGCGGCGTAGAGCCGGTAGGCCTCGGCGTCGTCCGCCGGAACACCCAGGCCGCGGCAATGCAGGTCGGCCAGATTGAACAGCGCCCACGCGTCGCCCAGATCAGCGGCCCGGCGGTAATGGGCGGCGGCCAGGACGGGGTCGGCGGGCACGCCCCAGCCGTGCTCGTGGCAGCGGCCCAGCATGTTGACGGCGCGGGCGTCGCCGCTGCGGGCGGCGATGCGGAACCACTCCACCGCCTGCGCGCGCTCGGCCCCGCCGCGGTCGAGGCATTGCTGCCCGAGGGCGAGCTGCACGTCGATGATGTCCAGCCCGTCCGTCGAACAGGCGACGGCTGCGCCGTCCCCCATGGCTTGGGCCATCACACCTCCGCCCAGCGCCGCAACAGGTTGTGGTAGTGGTTCACCAGAGCCAGAACGGACGGGTGCTGGTCGCCCAGCTCCCGGCGCAGGTCGATGATCGCGACGTCGAGGTCGTAGAGCATCGCCCGCAGCCCGTCGTCCTTGACCAGCGACTGCGTGAAGAAGAAGGAGGCCCAGCGCGAGCCGCGCGTCACCGGGGTCACCCGGTGCAGGCTGCTGGATGGATAGACCACCGCGTGCCCCGCCGGCAGCTTCACGCCCTTGGTGCCGTAGGTGTCCTCGACCACCAGATCGCCGCCGTCATACTCGCCGGGGTCGCTGAGGAAGATCGTGGTGGAGACGTCGGCCCGCATGCGCATGCCGCCGGTGCCCGGAATGGCCCGGATGGCGTTGTCCACATGGTTGCCGTAGGTCATGTCCAGGTCGTAGCGGTTGAACATGGGCGGCAGGACGCGCAGCGGCAGGGCCGCGGAGTTGAAGGCCGGGTTGCGGCCCAGCGCCTTCAGGATGACCACGCCCAGTTCGCGGGCGGTGTCGCTCTCCTCCGGGATCTGCAGGTTGTTCTTGGCCATCAGCGCCTGGGAGCCCGCGGTGACGCGGCCATCGACCCAGGGCGACGCCTCCAGCACCGCGCGGCAATGGGCGACCTCGTCGGCGGTCAGAACGTCGGGGATTTGCAGAAGCACGGGGAGGAATCCTTTTGCAGAAGAAGAAGGCCGGGCCGGCCCCCGGCGGATGGTCCGGGAGCGCGGTCCGGCCTGGCCGGGATCAGAAGGTGACGCCGGCGGTCAGCATGAAGGTGCGGCCCGAGGCCGGCACCGCGCGCGAGGCGTTGAAGGCCGAGGCGTAGTTGCGGTGGTCGGTCAGGTTGTACGCGTTGAGCGCCAGGGACAGGTTGTTGATCTCGTAGGACACCACGCTGTCCAGCGAGACCGTCTCCGGCACGCGGCCCGTGTTGGCGCTGTCGGCCCAGTATTCCGAGGCGTACTGGATGCCGCCGCCGACCATGACCTTGCCGGGCACGACGCCGGGGGCGAACTCGTAGGTCGACCACAGGCTGGCGTTGTGCTTCGGCACGTTCGGGGCCTCGTTGCCGACGACCGCCGCGTTGGTCCGCGACTCCTTGATCTCGCCGTCGAGGTAGGCGTAGCTGGCGTAGACGCTCCAGCCCTCGACCACCTTGCCGCTCACCCCCGCCTCGAAGCCGCGGATGCGGGTGCCGAGACCGGCCTCGGAGAAGCCGTCGGTGACCGTGCCGGTGGCCGGATCGACCGAGTAGGTGTTGCTCTTCTCGATCTGGAACAGGGCGCCGTTCAGACCCAGCCGCCCGCCGAGGAAGTCGGCCTTGCCGCCGATCTCGTACAGGTCGGTCTTCTCCGGATCGAAGTCACGCCCGTTGCGCGG
This genomic window contains:
- a CDS encoding ATP-binding protein, producing the protein MTTEPASTMPVPRTPLRGGVGRRVGLGLLVMVGVLLGVSGAALYDLAQFRHALSDLSNGALPRITTGAVLNGGLQQVLSQATRLGGATSHPERRVTLAELTANLTAVTRSAQALSDIEGGATLAGVLGTLVPTLADLDRLVAERIDAAARTDDALDETRRLSAEAGALVAAVLPTLPADRLGPLTAWTNTVNRVLNESTHAGNSRFQREIARAQRDAAAALSALPALHAGLPPEQAERFAALHRRLEVALLGPSGLLPSLMERQAAIARSKALTNQVLVMVEEVVKIAHALFERINAAAADEADGLSELAATQNRILVGLGALGFLVALGVYLYLRRFLTLRLVRLNDAVLDRVEGRETPLPDGGTDEIATISRSIRHFLDEIARRQQQVEEARRRAEEASRAKGDFLANMSHEIRTPMNAILGLSHLALRAGPPPRQRGYLTRIRASATALLGIINDILDVSKIEAGMLTLERVPFDLSAVLDMVAGTAALSAEEKGLALRLEVAPDVPTALLGDPLRLGQVLLNLVNNAVKFTGSGSVVLSVAAAPRGTEDAETEMRFAVRDTGIGMTAEQVARLFQPFAQADSSTTRRYGGTGLGLAISRRLAVMMGGGIAVDSAPGLGSTFRFTVTVGVQDGAVTALPAALADPGLAVGLQVDEPLRGLRVLVADDNAVNRLVARELLEDAGLAVTAVGSGGEAVRLALEPGAGYAALLTDVQMPDMDGFAVARAIRRQCGPDRLPIIAMTAHALEEERRRCLDAGMDDHIAKPVEPHRLVAVLNRWLKPFGRREALPVAKGAEMDAVLPDGLEGFDLAPALARMNGRAGTLRRAILDFLDRYGDAPVRLEHLRSAGDGPALERFAHGLRGSAGTVGAMAASAAAAALELAAREERWEAMPGLVADLSAALGPALASAETLRSVEVPLEVVPEIPVVPLGDPGKLEEALRALEEALRSGSLSAAARFAALRGLLAGRGHDEAMDKVGRAVEELDFAAARAALERLAAVCNRERDRETTP
- a CDS encoding bifunctional metallophosphatase/5'-nucleotidase, yielding MPKRGNGETGRFSGWRAVAAACAVAALGAFAPAVSAAELSIVFTSTMADIEPVEGEGGLANLATLLRTKRAEGNTLFLHGGASLTAGVLSTFDRGAHMIDLLNELQPDMMAVTKRDLGFGKDELTLRSYEARFPFVSATTIDRNTGKVMEGLEPSVLLDTPVGKIGVVSAVSPELTVQYIVPDIEVRPPATIAAEARALRAQGAEYVVAILDNSPEAVEALRGESAIDALLQLSATGKDVLEADKGKLFGVHVNVKGSAFVLRLDGDGKAPPALAGADIVPLAGLPPDPAMEKRVGVYLARLSELLDITVGTTATPLDTRRAAVRTGENAFASLIADAMRGHFNTDAAFINGGNIRGNRQYEAGTVLTRRDIQRELPFRDTIIAVTLPGKALRDALEVSAAGVDNQKGSFLHPSNMAVVYDLKQPAGGRVVSVTVGGKPLDPNATYSVALPNYLAQGGDGYGMLKSPGASSSGAGGKLLWEIMAQHLADRGTVSPRIDGRITER
- a CDS encoding DUF2218 domain-containing protein, with the protein product MRHTSSVRVPTPNGSRYLQQLCKHWAHNLTVEYTPEAGSVVFPHNARGADWPGDATLTLQARPDALDCRLDASSAEHLAALKGALERHLDRFAFREVPLAYPWQDEPV
- a CDS encoding PadR family transcriptional regulator, producing the protein MRFFPNPFCGRMRRHHPGPHGDGPHGGGPRHGGGRHAAEGGWGHEHHERRGGRGGRRGVFEASELRLVLLRLIADEPRHGYDLIRAVEELTGGGYVPSPGVIYPTLSLLEEMGHIAKADAEGARKPFAVTPEGTAQLAQDAATVEALFARLAALATRRAHTDGAPIRRAMENLKAVLMHRLGREGVDADTVHAAVSILDEAAQRIERLP
- a CDS encoding siderophore ABC transporter substrate-binding protein; this translates as MKLTRRHALAMTAAVVGLAALAPIRGYAQDMTVRHAQGETRLPSKLVPVLVFDMTALDTLDALGVAIAGVPTGLKPPHLAKYDGPSYAKIGTLFEPDYEAVNAAKPGLIIAGGRSAPKYAELSRIAPTLDMTTDQTDFLASSIANIETLGRIFGKTTLVKQKVDRLRASIAELKAVAAKSGKGLLVLTTGGKMSAYGPGSRFGILHTEFGIQPAAPDLKVANHGQAISFEFILETNPDWLFVIDRDVAIGQDGKPARQFLDNDIVRRTTAWQKNQVVYLNGGNWYIVGGGLAALQQDVDDLLAALSKKS
- a CDS encoding ABC transporter permease codes for the protein MPIATLPLATVGIGLLAVWSLFVGVSDVSLATLFGGTPGGAPDQATQVLLVSRLPRTLALILAGAAMAVSGLLLQMLVRNRFVEPSTAGTAESAIFGMMMVSLLAPEMPVFGRMAVASLCALAGTGLFLAILRQVPLRSPLVVPLVGIMLGGVITAMTEFIAYRQDLIQSVRGWETGDFSAILLGRYELLWLSAALTGVAYLAADRFTVAGMGRDVATNLGIDHRKVMALGLVIVSMTTAAVIATCGMIPFLGLIVPNIVSLVRGDNMRGSLPWVALMGAGLVLACDIAGRLVIHPYEIPIGTMMGVIGSALFLYLLLRRNGHAG
- a CDS encoding iron chelate uptake ABC transporter family permease subunit translates to MPADRRLLSPTVVLGGLSALTLLSIALFMTLGARGKWDFILAFRGTKIAAMVLVGYAVAVSTVLFQTITNNRILTPSVMGFDHLYRMIQTVLVFQFGSGLVASLDPRLRFGVEVASMVVFSGLLYWWLFNGAGRGDNRRSLHLLLLVGIVFGVLFRSVTNFLQRIIDPNAFLTVQDRLFANFNRVDVELLTVSALVVLAVSLAGWRWRRTFDVLALGRDAAVNLGVEHRRAVMAVLVMVSILVSVSTALVGPVTFFGLLVANLAYLVIRSHRHALILPAAVLLAVLTLVAGQLVLERVFGYNAALSIVIEFVGGLAFLFILVRGSAR
- a CDS encoding ABC transporter ATP-binding protein encodes the protein MIDVKNITKRYNGTVVVDGVSLSLPAGGVISLIGPNGAGKSTLLSIVSRLLPMSSGTVAIDGLDVTTTPGEVLARRLSILRQDNQIMSRLTVEDLVAFGRYPHSKGRLTDVDRGHIRNALRYLDLEPLAGRFLDELSGGQRQRAFIAMVLCQDTEYILLDEPLNNLDVKHAVAMMKLFRRTADEFGKTIVLVLHDINFASCYSDRIVAMREGRVVHQGPPEVIITPEVIRDVYGVEAQVMENAGQRIALYYQ